A section of the Epinephelus moara isolate mb chromosome 3, YSFRI_EMoa_1.0, whole genome shotgun sequence genome encodes:
- the mettl27 gene encoding methyltransferase-like protein 27 codes for MAAATNTFENVKAAVLSAHKTTTSAEKVDFYNSWAENYEQDLEVLEYRAPSLAADSISSHFSGDREAAVVLDLACGTGLMAKQMKRHGFGHFVGIDGSEAMLEMARKSGLYQDLKQSMLGEGPLPVQWGLFDVVVIIGALSVGQVPVSVVREMCKSTKPGGYICMTTRSNQDNVEYKAALEYELKLMEDEGLWTCVEVTEVEDWERAVSEQEDGYISGAVYLYKRLQL; via the exons ATGGCAGCTGCCACtaacacatttgaaaatgtgaaaGCGGCCGTCTTATCAGCTCATAAGACCACCACATCAGCAGAAAAGGTCGACTTTTACAACTCCTGGGCAGAGAACTATGAACAG GATCTGGAAGTTCTGGAGTACCGTGCACCAAGTCTGGCAGCAGACAGCATCTCCTCTCATTTCAGCGGTGACCGTGAAGCAGCTGTAGTGTTGGATTTGGCCTGCGGCACAGGACTGATGGCCAAACAG ATGAAGAGACATGGATTTGGACATTTTGTGGGTATTGATGGAAGTGAAGCTATGTTGGAGATGGCCAGAAAGAGCGGGTTGTACCAGGACCTGAAGCAGTCCATGCTAGGAGAGGGGCCGCTACCTGTCCAGTGGG gTTTGTTTGATGTGGTCGTGATCATTGGAGCACTGAGTGTTGGTCAGGTCCCGGTTAGTGTCGTCAGAGAGATGTGCAAGTCCACCAAACCAG GTGGCTATATTTGCATGACAACCAGAAGTAACCAAGACAATGTGGAGTACAAAGCCGCCCTGGAGTATGAGCTGAAGCTGATGGAGGATGAAGGGCTCTGGACTTGTGTAGAGGTCACTGAGGTGGAAGACTGGGAGAGAGCGGTGTCAGAGCAGGAGGACGGCTATATATCTGGTGCTGTGTACCTTTATAAGAGACTACAACTATAG
- the LOC126387987 gene encoding major antigen-like isoform X29, with the protein MRVVVGLLLLLLALCGSGAQGEGGGLGQVGEISEFQETAPRDAAEESAESTTKQTTPDIWAEVRALRDMVVELKVFVQLLQRENSDQEMRLTATESKTTDLEKENADLQTRLSSSESELLLSKSRIDQLERENAVQATDLTSLGTRLTATESKSSDLEKENAVQATDLISLGTRLTATESKTSDLEKENADLQTRLSSSESELLLSKSRIDQLERENAERPKVAFYTALTEGFIGPYNTDITLTFSKVFTNIGNAYNPATGFFTAPVKGVYYLQFTVCGNLTGLMGVQLYKNKQRMMYNGEWKEASHLKYMTNSAVLELMAGDEIHLVLPSSYAIYNNGDNHSTFSGSLLFTL; encoded by the exons ATGAGGGTTGTTGTTggtttgctgttgttgctgctggctCTGTGTGGGTCAGGGGCTCAGGGGGAGGGTGGAGGCCTCGGACAGGTGGGTGAGATCAGTGAGTTTCAGGAGACAGCTCCAAGAGATGCAGCTGAGGAATCGGCTGAGTCGACAACAAAGCAAACCACCCCTGACATCTGGGCGGAGGTGAGGGCACTGAGAGACATGGTGGTGGAGCTCAAGGTGTtcgtgcagctgctgcagagagagaacTCTG ACCAAGAGATGAGACTGACTGCCACTGAGAGCAAAACAACTGACctagaaaaagaaaatgcag ACTTACAGACCAGACTGagcagcagtgagagtgaacttCTCCTCAGCAAGTCCAGGATTGACCAGCTGGAGAGAGAAAATGCAG TCCAAGCCACAGACCTGACATCTTTAGGAACTAGACTGACTGCCACCGAGAGCAAATCAAGTGACCTAGAAAAAGAGAATGCAG TCCAAGCCACAGACCTGATATCTTTGGGAACTAGACTGACTGCCACCGAGAGCAAAACAAGTGACCTAGAAAAAGAGAATGCAG ACTTACAGACCAGACTGagcagcagtgagagtgaacttCTCCTCAGCAAGTCCAGGATTGACCAGCTGGAGAGAGAAAATGCAG AAAGACCAAAGGTGGCCTTTTACACAGCTCTGACTGAAGGATTTATTGGACCatacaacacagacatcacactgacattcAGCAAAGTCTTCACCAACATTGGCAATGCTTACAATCCAGCTACAG GTTTCTTCACAGCACCAGTCAAAGGGGTCTACTATCTCCAGTTCACTGTGTGTGGTAACCTCACAGGTCTTATGGGTGTACAATTGTACAAGAACAAGCAAAGGATGATGTACAATGGGGAGTGGAAGGAAGCTTCACATCTGAAGTATATGACTAACTCTGCTGTCTTGGAGCTGATGGCAGGAGATGAAATTCACCTGGTTCTCCCATCCAGCTATGCTATCTATAACAATGGAGATAACCACAGCACCTTCAGTGGCTCTCTTCTCTTCACACTGTAA